One Diospyros lotus cultivar Yz01 chromosome 1, ASM1463336v1, whole genome shotgun sequence genomic window carries:
- the LOC127797918 gene encoding kinesin-like protein KIN-5D, with translation MESSQSQQQRRGGLVSLSPSQTPRSSDKAARDLRPGDGNSNSKHDKDKGVNVQVIVRCRPLSEDEMRLHTPVVISCNEYRKEVSAIQNIANKQIDRTFLFDKVFGPASQQKELYDQAVSPIVFEVLEGYNCTIFAYGQTGTGKTYTMEGGGRKKNGEFPSDAGVIPRAVRQIFDILEAQNAEYNMKVTFLELYNEEITDLLAPEETTKFIDDKSKKPIALMEDGKGGVFVRGLEEEIVCTANEIYKILEKGSAKRRTAETLLNKQSSRSHSIFSITIHIKECTPEGEEMIKCGKLNLVDLAGSENISRSGAREGRAREAGEINKSLLTLGRVINALVEHSGHVPYRDSKLTRLLRDSLGGKTKTCIIATISPSIHCLEETLSTLDYAHRAKNIKNKPEINQKMMKSALIKDLYSEIDRLKQEVYAAREKNGIYIPKDRYLQDEAEKKAMSEKIERIELDLESRDKRLMELQELYNSQQLLTAELSDKLEKTEKKLLETEHALFDLEEKHRQANATIKEKEYLIFNLLKSEKSLVERAVELREELETAASDVSSLFSKIERKDKIEDGNRILIHKFQSQLTQQLETLHKTLAASATQQEQQLKDMEEDMHSFVSTKAEATEELRGRLAKLKAMYGSGIKALDEIAGELEGNSRSTLGHLNSEVSKHSSALENLFKGIASEADALLNDLQSSLHSQEDKLTAFAQQQREAHSRAVATTRSISQITVNFFKTLDMHASKLSEIVEEAQTVNNQKLSELEMKFEECAANEEKQLLQRVAELLASSNARKKKLVQTALHGLRESAASRTSRLQQEMSTMQDSTSSVKAEWKIYTEKAETNYLEDTAAVENGKKDLSGILQSSLQKAKMGSQQWSNAQDSLLCLEKSNVASLDNIVRSGMEANQNLRAQFSAGVSSALEDAEAASKSILSSIDHSLQLDHDACGNLNSIIVPSCGELRELKSEHYHKIVEITEDAGKCLLAEYVVDQPSCSTPRKRPFNLPSIVSIEELRTPSFEELLKSFWEAKSSKQANGDVKHILASQDGPQSVRDSRVPLTAVN, from the exons ATGGAGTCGTCACAGTCGCAGCAACAAAGAAGAGGAGGTTTGGTCTCGCTGTCCCCCTCGCAGACGCCTCGATCGAGCGATAAGGCGGCGAGAGATCTGAGGCCTGGCGATGGGAATTCGAACAGTAAACACGATAAGGATAAAGGTGTTAACGTTCAGGTTATTGTTCGATGCAG GCCACTGAGTGAAGACGAGATGAGACTGCATACACCCGTGGTGATTTCTTGCAATGAGTATAGAAAAGAAGTGTCTGCAATTCAGAATATAGCTAATAAGCAGATTGATAGAACTTTCTTGTTCGACAAG GTTTTTGGTCCAGCCTCTCAACAAAAGGAGTTATATGATCAAGCTGTTTCTCCTATAGTGTTTGAAGTTCTCGAGGGTTATAACTGCACTATTTTCGCCTATGGTCAAACGGGAACGGGGAAAACATACACAATGGAGGGAGGTGGAAGGAAAAAG AATGGTGAATTTCCAAGTGATGCAGGAGTCATTCCCAGGGCTGTCCGACAAATTTTTGATATACTAGAAGCGCAAAATGCTGAATACAACATGAAAGTTACATTTTTAGAGTTGTACAATGAGGAAATAACAGATCTATTAGCCCCAGAGGAAACTACAAAATTTATAGACGACAAATCCAAGAAACCAATAGCACTGATGGAGGATGGAAAAGGAGGTGTTTTCGTTAGAGGCTTGGAGGAGGAGATAGTTTGCACTGCCAATGAGATTTATAAGATCTTGGAGAAAGGTTCTGCTAAGAGACGTACAGCAGAAACTCTTCTTAACAAACAAAGCAGTCGATCTCACTCAATATTTTCCATTACAATTCATATTAAAGAGTGTACTCCAGAGGGAGAGGAGATGATTAAGTGTGGGAAGCTTAATCTTGTTGACCTTGCTGGTTCGGAGAACATCTCACGTTCTGGTGCAAGAGAG GGTAGAGCAAGGGAAGCTGGAGAGATAAACAAAAGTTTGCTTACACTTGGGCGTGTCATTAATGCCCTTGTTGAGCACTCTGGTCATGTGCCTTATAG GGATAGTAAGCTGACAAGATTGTTGAGGGATTCTTTGGGAGGAAAAACAAAGACATGCATAATTGCTACTATATCACCGTCTATACATTGCCTGGAAGAAACACTCAGCACTCTAGATTATGCACACCGTGCCAAAAATATCAAGAACAAACCAGAG ATCAATCAGAAGATGATGAAATCTGCACTTATCAAAGATTTGTATTCTGAAATTGACCGGCTTAAGCAAG AGGTATATGCTGCAAGAGAGAAGAATGGTATTTATATACCAAAAGATCGTTATCTTCAGGATGAGGCAGAAAAGAAG GCCATGTCTGAGAAAATAGAGCGTATTGAACTTGATTTAGAATCCAGAGACAAG CGACTGATGGAGCTGCAGGAACTTTACAATTCTCAGCAGCTTTTGACTGCCGAATTAAGTGATAAACTTGAAAAAACCGAG AAAAAGCTCCTTGAAACTGAGCATGCGTTATTTGATCTTGAAGAGAAACACAGGCAagcaaatgcaacaattaaagaAAAGGAATATTTGATATTCAATCTTCTTAAGTCTG aGAAATCACTTGTTGAACGGGCCGTTGAACTTCGTGAGGAGCTAGAGACTGCTGCCTCTGATGTCTCTAGCTTGTTCAGTAAAATTG AGCGCAAGGATAAAATAGAAGATGGAAACAGAATTCTTATCCATAAATTTCAGTCTCAGCTAACTCAACAGCTTGAGACCTTGCATAAGACTCTGGCAGCTTCTGCCACTCAACAAGAGCAGCAACTGAAAGACATGGAGGAAGACATGCATTCCTTTGTATCTACAAAGGCAGAG GCTACTGAAGAACTTCGAGGCCGTCTAGCAAAGCTGAAAGCTATGTATGGTTCTGGTATCAAGGCTTTAGATGAAATAGCTGGAGAGCTTGAAGGAAATTCTAGGTCAACATTAGGGCATCTGAATTCTGAAGTTTCCAAACATTCATCAGCTCTTGAGAAT CTTTTCAAGGGAATTGCTTCAGAAGCTGATGCATTACTCAATGATCTTCAAAGTAGTCTTCATAGTCAAGAAGACAAGTTAACTGCATTTGCACAACAACAGCGTGAG gCACATTCCAGAGCTGTGGCAACAACCCGGtcaatttcacaaattacaGTGAACTTCTTCAAGACTTTAGACATGCATGCCTCAAAATTGAGTGAAATTGTGGAAGAAGCACAAACAGtcaataatcaaaaattatctGAACTAGAAATGAAATTTGAG GAGTGTGCGGCCAATGAAGAGAAGCAACTCCTACAAAGGGTGGCAGAACTGCTTGCAAGTTCAAATGCAAGGAAGAAAAAACTG GTTCAAACAGCACTCCATGGCCTTCGGGAAAGTGCAGCTAGTAGAACCAGCAGATTACAGCAAGAAATGTCAACAATGCAAGATTCAACTTCCTCCGTTAAAGCTGAATGGAAGATTTACACGGAAAAAGCTGAAACTAATTATCTCGAGGACACTGCTGCAGTTGAGAATGGAAAGAAAGACCTATCAGGGATCCTACAGAGCAG TTTGCAAAAGGCAAAGATGGGGTCGCAGCAGTGGAGCAACGCTCAAGATTCATTGCTCTGTCTAGAGAAAAGCAACGTCGCTTCGCTGGATAATATAGTCAG GAGTGGAATGGAAGCCAATCAAAACCTCCGTGCTCAGTTTTCTGCTGGAGTGTCATCTGCACTTGAAGATGCAGAGGCTGCAAGCAAGAGCATCCTTTCCTCTATTGATC ATTCATTACAACTTGACCATGATGCATGTGGAAACCTCAACTCCATTATTGTTCCTTCTTGTGGAGAGTTGAGGGAATTGAAAAGCGAGCACTACCACAAGATTGTGGAGATCACAGAAGACGCTGGAAAGTGTCTCCTAGCCGAATATGTG GTGGATCAACCGTCATGCTCAACACCGAGAAAGAGACCGTTCAATTTGCCAAGCATTGTATCAATTGAAGAACTGAGAACCCCCTCTTTTGAGGAGTTGTTGAAGTCGTTTTGGGAAGCCAAATCTTCAAAGCAAGCAAATGGAGATGTGAAGCATATTCTAGCTTCGCAGGATGGCCCCCAATCTGTCAGAGACTCTAGAGTTCCTCTCACTGCGGTTAActga
- the LOC127797908 gene encoding LOW QUALITY PROTEIN: uncharacterized protein LOC127797908 (The sequence of the model RefSeq protein was modified relative to this genomic sequence to represent the inferred CDS: deleted 1 base in 1 codon), whose translation MAIEKNSFKVSRLDSEFSSRSKESMSSEDDELQRRSSAVESEDDDDDFDDCDSGAGSDDFDLLELGEVGEEFCQVGDQTCSIPFELYDLPGLGDVLSMHVWNECLTEEERFSLTKYLPDMDQEMFMQTLRELFTGSNLHFGNPLAMLFDLLKGGLCEPRVALYRQGLISFQKRQHYHLLRKHQNSTVSSLYQIRDAWLNCRGYSIEEKLRVLNIMKSQKSLMYENMEQLESESSERAESGAGLWSKRLKDRKHGPKVSHPSVYGANPTLDFPSRGRSMPLEQTKLGKQNPKGTLKMAGAKMASAKELVGYFPSIHHGTEMKSGLYGSPLPGLPRKNKSAGYDLGEAVRMRDQMRDDDDFEETMYELAVQRGRNISRASALEKHGPFKRGKKHEALRGDECSTNSFMGLPGSLKNNLHAYGNNRTVNKLSDIKVLTAKPSNTRISHDYGKKAKYAENIQRFPVEDQTKYGKIQAQNLSLKGSRNELSDGGDQFWPKKAQVEARSTDSFEYGDWTAKSKKWKTEMESSDFKVNDRLGRSEARAKLPQKKVRAVSVQNGVQEMAAPGSSERLAKSEETESDSSEPFDEDEDDNPLMRSKLAYPRGIMDGSFMKSVPEPKKAKLSKKVKKVSTQPLDGLLHSSRKLADLGEYPHTPAVENYSSKGKKKGKMQGIARLQNSTAKAVEDSYFSVLGGLNGDGEQKRRHKLGKTGHLQQEISEGFQLPSLKAHHKDRRQKGEFEHHDYSIHQSHFSNNYILDDEEDSLEIRQFAEDNGIIGKLGKKGKVLETYGDDLYVRSDIPLSLAKRRNVKEAVSLDEQDDNDFMNSNTQQQLDDTTSSKKWGKRKLEDDLDTFEMGTLDPLDAEVDADVELEPQPQKKPFTLITPTVHSGFSFSIIHLLSAVRMAMVTLLPEDSLEIRKYPDKNDEELKPREEQDTTQGSNGVYLHEELDINKSENFVQLNVPSLTVQEIVNRLRSNPGDPCILETQEPLQDLVRGVLKMFSSKTAPLGAKGWKPLVVYEKSTKSWSWIGPVPHISLDHEAIEEVTSPEAWGLPYKMLVKLVDAFANWLKSGQETLQQIGSLPAPPSSLMQFNLDEKERFRDLRAQKSLTTITPSSEEVRDYFRKEEVLRYSIPDRAFSYTAIDGRKSIVAPLRRCGGKPTSKARDHFMLKRDRPPHVTILCLVRDAAARLPGSIGTRADVCTLLRDSQYVVEDVSDAQVNQVVSGALDRLHYERDPCVQFDGERKLWVYLHREREEEDFEDDGTSSTKKWKRQKKDIAEPFEQGTVTVAYHGVGEQSGFELNSDLNIESSCMDEDKGMDLLYYDGSHNIEDNVETSHGSEQGAMQLGRPMAWDSLGLSSMQETKLLCQENSTNEDFEDETFGRESHAELLSTSLS comes from the exons ATGGCGATTGAAAAGAATAGCTTTAAGGTTTCGAGGCTTGATTCGGAGTTTTCGTCACGGAGTAAGGAGAGCATGTCGAGCGAGGATGACGAGCTTCAACGGCGGAGCTCGGCGGTCGAATCTGAGGATGATGACGATGACTTCGACGACTGTGATTCTGGGGCTGGTTCCGATGACTTTGATTTGTTGGAACTGGGGGAAGTGGGGGAAGAATTTTGTCAAGTGGGCGATCAGACTTGCAGCATCCCTTTTGAGTTGTATGATCTTCCTGGTTTGGGTGATGTCTTGTCTATGCATGTCTGGAATGAATGCTTGACTGAGGAGGAGAGATTTAGCCTCACAAAGTATCTTCCCGATATGGACCAAGAGATGTTCATGCAGACCTTGAGAGAGCTTTTTACGGGCTCTAACCTCCACTTTGGAAATCCTCTTGCCATGCTCTTTGATTTGTTGAAAGGAGGGCTGTGTGAGCCAAGGGTTGCTCTGTATCGACAAGGTTTGATATCATTCCAGAAGCGGCAACACTACCATCTTCTGAGGAAGCACCAAAACTCGACCGTTAGCAGTCTTTATCAGATACGGGATGCTTGGCTTAATTGTAGAGGATACAGCATCGAAGAGAAGCTTCGTGTATTAAATATAATGAAAAGCCAGAAGAGTTTAATGTATGAAAATATGGAACAGTTGGAGTCCGAGTCCTCAGAAAGAGCTGAATCAGGGGCAGGTTTGTGGAGTAAAAGGCTGAAGGATCGGAAGCATGGTCCGAAAGTGAGCCATCCTTCTGTCTATGGGGCAAATCCAACATTAGATTTTCCATCCCGGGGGAGGTCGATGCCATTAGAACAGACAAAACTTGGGAAGCAAAATCCAAAAGGAACATTGAAGATGGCTGGGGCAAAGATGGCTTCGGCCAAAGAATTAGTTGGTTACTTTCCTTCTATTCACCATGGTACAGAAATGAAGTCAGGCCTTTATGGTTCACCATTGCCAGGTCTTCCTAGAAAAAATAAGTCAGCAGGGTATGACTTGGGAGAAGCAGTCCGGATGAGGGATCAGATgagagatgatgatgattttgaaGAAACAATGTATGAATTAGCAGTCCAGAGAGGTCGGAATATTTCACGAGCAAGTGCGTTGGAGAAACATGGGCCTTTTAAAAGGGGAAAGAAGCATGAGGCTTTGAGAGGTGATGAGTGTTCCACCAACAGTTTTATGGGTTTGCCTGGGTCCTTAAAGAATAATTTACATGCTTATGGTAACAACAGAACTGTAAATAAGTTGTCAGATATCAAAGTCTTAACTGCAAAACCTTCTAATACAAGGATTTCTCATGATTATGGCAAAAAGGCCAAGTATGCTGAGAACATTCAGCGGTTTCCAGTTGAAGATCAGACGAAGTATGGGAAAATCCAGGCTCAGAATTTATCACTGAAAGGAAGTAGGAATGAGTTATCAGATGGAGGTGACCAATTTTGGCCTAAGAAAGCACAAGTGGAAGCTCGCTCCACCGACTCCTTTGAATATGGTGACTGGACTGCTAAAAGCAAGAAATGGAAGACTGAGATGGAGTCTTCTGATTTTAAAGTGAATGATAGGTTAGGTCGTTCAGAGGCCAGAGCAAAGCTACCTCAGAAGAAAGTCCGAGCAGTTTCTGTGCAGAATGGAGTGCAAGAAATGGCTGCACCGGGAAGCAGTGAAAGGCTTGCCAAAAGTGAGGAAACAGAATCAGATTCATCTGAACCATTTGATGAGGATGAGGATGACAATCCTTTGATGAGGAGCAAGCTGGCCTATCCCCGTGGGATCATGGATGGTTCCTTCATGAAATCTGTTCCAGAGCCTAAAAAAGCTAAACTTAGTAAGAAAGTTAAAAAGGTGAGTACTCAGCCTCTAGATGGATTGTTACATTCCTCAAGGAAGTTGGCTGATCTTGGTGAATATCCTCATACACCAGCAGTAGAAAACTATTCTTCgaagggaaagaagaaaggcaagATG CAGGGTATTGCTCGTTTACAAAATTCTACTGCTAAAGCAGTTGAAGACAGCTATTTCTCTGTGTTAGGTGGGTTAAATGGTGATGGTGAGCAGAAACGAAGACACAAGTTGGGGAAGACTGGCCACTTGCAACAGGAAATCAGTGAAGGATTTCAGTTACCCTCCCTGAAGGCCCACCACAAGGATAGAAGGCAGAAAGGGGAATTTGAGCATCATGATTATTCTATCCATCAGTCacatttctcaaataattacattcttgatgatgaggaggaTTCACTTGAAATACGTCAATTTGCTGAGGATAATGGAATTATTGGTAAATTGGGAAAGAAAGGCAAAGTCTTGGAAACATATGGTGATGATCTATATGTAAGATCTGATATCCCTTTATCATTGGCAAAGAGGAGGAATGTAAAGGAAGCTGTATCTCTCGATGAGCAAGATGATAATGATTTTATGAACTCTAATACTCAGCAGCAACTTGATGACACCACATCCTCTAAGAAATGGGGAAAAAGGAAGTTGGAGGATGACTTGGATACTTTTGAGATGGGAACTTTGGACCCACTTGATGCAGAAGTCGATGCAGATGTAGAACTGGAACCCCAACCCCAGAAGAAGCCATTTACTCTGATTACGCCTACCGTCCATTCTGGTTTCTCATTCTCCATTATACATCTTCTTTCTGCAGTTCGTATGGCAATGGTAACCCTGCTTCCAGAAGATTCTTTGGAGATTAGAAAGTATCCAGATAAAAATGATGAAGAACTGAAACCCAGGGAGGAGCAAGATACCACACAAGGTAGCAATGGAGTTTATCTTCATGAGGAATTGGACATCAATAAATCTGAGAATTTTGTGCAACTGAATGTCCCATCTCTGACAGTTCAGGAGATTGTGAACCGCCTGAGGTCAAACCCTGGGGATCCTTGCATTCTTGAAACTCAGGAACCACTTCAGGATTTGGTCAGAGGAGTTTTGAAGATGTTTTCATCCAAGACAGCACCTTTAGGCGCAAAAGGGTGGAAGCCACTTGTAGTATATGAAAAATCTACCAAAAGTTGGTCCTGGATTGGTCCAGTTCCTCATATTTCATTAGATCATGAAGCCATTGAAGAAGTGACCTCTCCTGAGGCTTGGGGCCTTCCTTACAAAATGCTTGTGAAATTAGTTGACGCATTTGCTAATTGGCTTAAAAGTGGACAAGAGACCCTTCAACAAATAGGAAGTCTCCCTGCCCCCCCTTCATCATTGATGCAATTTAATTTGGATGAGAAAGAAAGGTTCAGGGACCTAAGAGCTCAGAAAAGTCTGACCACGATCACCCCTAGCTCTGAAGAAGTGAGAGATTATTTCCGCAAAGAGGAAGTTCTTAGGTATTCCATTCCTGACAGGGCCTTCTCTTACACAGCTATTGACGGTAGGAAATCAATTGTTGCTCCTCTGAGAAGGTGTGGCGGTAAGCCCACGTCTAAGGCCCGAGACCATTTTATGCTGAAACGTGATCGGCCACCTCATGTGACCATTCTCTGTCTTGTCAGAGATGCAGCTGCAAGATTACCTGGAAGTATTGGAACCAGAGCAGATGTTTGTACTTTGCTCAGGGACTCACAGTATGTGGTGGAAGATGTGTCTGATGCACAGGTCAATCAAGTTGTCAGTGGAGCTTTGGACCGTCTACATTATGAACGTGATCCTTGTGTGCAGTTCGATGGGGAAAgaaagttatgggtttatttacatagggaaagagaagaagaagattttgaGGATGATGGGACTTCATCTACGAAGAAATGGAAGAGGCAAAAGAAAGACATTGCCGAGCCATTTGAGCAGGGGACGGTGACAGTGGCTTATCATGGGGTTGGGGAACAAAGTGGATTTGAATTGAACTCTGATCTCAACATTGAGTCATCATGCATGGATGAAGATAAGGGAATGGATCTTTTGTATTATGATGGTAGTCATAATATAGAGGACAATGTTGAAACAAGTCATGGTTCTGAACAAGGGGCAATGCAGCTGGGGCGTCCAATGGCTTGGGACTCACTTGGGTTGAGCTCTATGCAAGAAACCAAGTTACTATGTCAAGAGAATTCTACTAATGAAGATTTTGAAGACGAAACATTTGGCAGAGAATCACATGCTGAACTTCTAAGCACGAGCTTGTCATGA